The following are encoded together in the Parabacteroides chongii genome:
- a CDS encoding TolC family protein, translating to MGKRFILLLLILQAFNGSAKAENQSIKLTLQEAGERFSTNNLELIAERYNIDMAEAEVIQAKLFENPVISLEQNVYNRLNGKYFDMGKEGEAVVEIEQLIYIAGQRNKRVRVEKLNKEMAVHQFEEVLRALRSELNSKFIELYYTQKSLSVYDKEIEYLSQLLEVMKVQSDKGNVSLLEKSRIQALLLSLQQERNDTSNQLISLQGDMKLLLGLNASDNFEPVFDESVLKQVDIASVPFVELNNRLAERPDLKMARTHIQASRANVSLQKSLAFPEVSLKGSYDRAGNFCDNYFAIGLSISIPVFNRNQGNIKSARLSVLQNTNREELARKQAEKELFTSYARLEKAVKLYSSSNYELERDFETIIDGVNTNFRKRNISLLEFIDYYQAYKETCLQLYQTRKEVFLTMEEINTVTGSDVFSY from the coding sequence ATGGGTAAACGATTCATTCTTTTATTACTTATCTTACAAGCATTTAACGGCAGCGCTAAGGCCGAAAACCAATCTATAAAACTAACTCTGCAGGAGGCGGGAGAACGCTTTTCTACCAACAACCTGGAGTTGATAGCCGAACGTTATAACATCGATATGGCGGAAGCCGAGGTTATCCAGGCAAAGTTGTTTGAGAATCCCGTCATATCTCTTGAACAGAACGTCTACAACCGGCTCAACGGAAAGTATTTCGATATGGGAAAAGAGGGGGAAGCTGTTGTCGAGATCGAACAGCTGATCTATATTGCCGGACAGCGTAATAAGCGGGTTCGGGTAGAAAAACTCAATAAGGAGATGGCTGTCCACCAGTTCGAAGAGGTACTCCGTGCATTGAGAAGCGAACTGAACAGTAAATTCATAGAACTTTATTACACACAAAAGTCACTTTCCGTCTATGACAAGGAGATTGAATACCTGTCACAATTGCTGGAAGTCATGAAAGTACAGAGTGATAAGGGAAACGTTTCATTATTGGAAAAGTCCAGGATACAGGCACTCCTTTTATCCCTCCAGCAGGAAAGGAACGACACTTCCAACCAGCTCATTTCGTTGCAAGGTGATATGAAGTTATTACTGGGACTGAATGCTTCCGACAACTTTGAGCCTGTCTTCGACGAATCCGTACTGAAACAGGTCGATATAGCGTCGGTCCCTTTTGTCGAATTGAACAACCGGCTCGCCGAACGTCCGGACCTGAAGATGGCACGAACCCATATACAGGCTTCCCGTGCCAATGTAAGCCTGCAAAAGTCGCTCGCATTCCCGGAAGTCAGTCTGAAAGGTTCTTACGATCGTGCCGGTAACTTTTGCGATAACTATTTTGCAATCGGTTTAAGCATCTCGATCCCAGTCTTTAACCGTAACCAGGGAAACATCAAATCTGCCCGTCTCTCCGTCCTGCAGAATACCAACCGCGAAGAGTTGGCACGCAAGCAGGCGGAAAAGGAACTCTTTACCAGCTATGCCCGGCTGGAAAAGGCTGTAAAACTCTATAGCTCCTCCAATTATGAGCTGGAACGGGACTTTGAAACCATTATCGACGGGGTAAATACGAACTTCCGGAAACGCAATATCAGTTTGCTGGAATTCATCGATTATTATCAGGCATATAAGGAGACTTGCCTGCAACTCTATCAGACACGGAAAGAGGTCTTCCTGACTATGGAAGAAATCAATACGGTGACAGGCAGTGATGTTTTCAGCTATTAA
- a CDS encoding septal ring lytic transglycosylase RlpA family protein, which translates to MPFRLSHIILLFIALQSVGVAWGQEEGLASYYHERFHGRKSSSGRIHDKDELVAAHRTYPFGTYLRVTNLDNMNTVIVCVTDRGPHRRKRIIDVSSSAAEILGFKKKGIARVRIEEVPGPIDLRWLELIYPKPAPYLQPKEQPVAPYRMKIKP; encoded by the coding sequence ATGCCCTTCCGCCTGTCCCATATAATACTCCTATTCATCGCTTTACAAAGCGTAGGGGTTGCGTGGGGACAAGAGGAGGGGCTTGCTTCTTATTACCATGAACGTTTTCATGGCCGCAAATCTTCCAGCGGACGCATACATGATAAAGACGAATTGGTTGCAGCTCATCGTACGTATCCTTTCGGCACGTATCTGCGGGTAACCAATCTGGATAATATGAATACTGTGATTGTCTGTGTTACCGACCGGGGACCGCACCGTAGAAAAAGAATCATAGATGTTTCTTCTTCCGCCGCTGAAATCTTAGGATTCAAGAAAAAGGGCATTGCCCGTGTGCGTATCGAAGAAGTACCGGGTCCGATCGATTTACGCTGGCTTGAACTTATTTATCCGAAACCGGCACCTTATCTTCAGCCGAAAGAACAACCGGTAGCTCCTTATCGCATGAAAATAAAACCCTGA
- a CDS encoding TPM domain-containing protein — protein MRNLNKTLTGKRLQALLLAGLFLFSLFPQQVAAAKEYTIEMIPNVRLSDRNNHVSNPDGIIHPEDVERINRLLQTVEDSLGIEVAVVAVESIGDNDARMFATDLFQHWGLGKKDKDNGLLIQLVTEPSQRSVVFETGYGIEGILPDAICYRLQQRYMIPDLKAGDYSAGMLKGVAAVKKYLMASDYERTAMTGGQNRQAEGDDLFLWVFLIIAILFPAGIFLLVSILKYRPRICPRCGQKTLVYVGQQVIQRATYSSEGLAEDTYRCKNCGYTEKKSRHISRLRRSTGPVIIGGGGRGGGFGGGFGGGGSWGGGRSGGGGSISRF, from the coding sequence ATGAGAAATCTGAATAAAACACTGACAGGCAAACGTCTGCAGGCACTGTTGCTTGCAGGCTTGTTCCTCTTCTCCCTTTTCCCGCAGCAAGTTGCTGCAGCAAAGGAATATACGATCGAGATGATCCCTAATGTCCGTCTCTCGGACCGGAATAATCATGTGAGTAATCCGGACGGGATCATTCATCCGGAGGATGTCGAGCGCATCAACCGCTTGTTGCAGACCGTGGAAGACAGCCTGGGGATAGAAGTCGCCGTGGTTGCCGTGGAGAGCATCGGCGATAACGATGCCCGTATGTTTGCCACCGACCTGTTCCAGCATTGGGGATTGGGAAAAAAGGACAAGGACAACGGTCTACTGATTCAGCTTGTCACTGAACCGTCGCAACGTTCCGTCGTTTTTGAGACCGGTTACGGCATAGAGGGTATTCTGCCCGATGCAATCTGTTACCGTCTGCAACAACGATATATGATCCCGGACCTGAAAGCCGGTGATTACAGTGCCGGTATGCTTAAAGGAGTCGCTGCCGTAAAAAAATATCTGATGGCAAGCGATTACGAACGCACTGCCATGACCGGAGGTCAAAACAGACAGGCGGAAGGTGATGATCTTTTCCTGTGGGTATTCCTGATCATAGCGATCCTCTTTCCTGCCGGAATCTTTCTACTTGTCTCTATCCTCAAATACCGTCCCCGCATCTGTCCCCGTTGCGGACAAAAAACATTGGTATATGTGGGGCAGCAAGTAATACAAAGAGCGACTTACAGCTCAGAAGGATTGGCGGAAGATACCTACAGGTGTAAGAATTGCGGCTATACCGAAAAGAAAAGCCGTCATATCAGCCGGCTGAGACGCAGCACAGGTCCTGTCATCATCGGTGGCGGCGGACGAGGCGGAGGCTTTGGAGGCGGTTTCGGTGGTGGTGGCTCCTGGGGCGGAGGACGTTCGGGAGGCGGTGGCTCTATCAGTCGCTTTTAA
- a CDS encoding NADH-ubiquinone oxidoreductase-F iron-sulfur binding region domain-containing protein, protein MAQYSNYILVCGGTGCRASQSELILQNLKEAVRQNGLQDSVQVIRTGCFGFCEKGPVVKLIPDNTFYVQVTPEDADDIVNEHLIKGRKVERLLYVNPETNEQILDSKHINFYKKQLRIALRNCGFINPENIDEYIARDGYIALGKALTEMTPDDVIREIMDSGLRGRGGGGFPTGLKWQITRKVQAPQKYVVCNADEGDPGAFMDRSILEGDPHSIVEAMAINGYCTEASKGLVYIRAEYPLAVERLKIAIEQAKEYGFLGDNIFGTDFSFDIQIRYGAGAFVCGEETALIHSMEGLRGEATVKPPFPSESGYKGCPTNVNNVETYANIPVILLKGAKWFSSIGTEKSKGTKVFALAGKVNNVGLIEVPMGTTLREVIFGIGGGIKDGKKFKAVQTGGPSGGCLTEKHLDLPIDYDNLIAAGSMMGSGGMIVMDEDDCMVAMAKFYLDFTVEESCGKCAPCRIGNKRLHEMLQKITSGRGTIEDLDKLRNLAMVIKDTALCGLGQTSPNPVLSTMDNFYDEYLAHVDEQRCPSHQCRELTQYFINPEKCKGCTMCARICPVHAITGSRKVPHTIDSDICIRCGSCIEKCKFDAIYVH, encoded by the coding sequence ATGGCACAATATAGCAACTATATTCTGGTGTGCGGCGGTACAGGCTGCCGTGCATCACAGAGCGAGCTTATACTACAAAACCTGAAGGAGGCAGTCAGGCAAAACGGATTACAGGACAGTGTACAGGTGATCCGGACAGGCTGTTTCGGCTTTTGTGAGAAAGGGCCGGTCGTAAAACTGATACCGGACAATACTTTTTACGTGCAGGTCACTCCGGAAGATGCAGACGATATCGTCAACGAACATCTGATAAAAGGCCGTAAAGTAGAACGTCTGCTTTATGTAAATCCGGAGACGAATGAGCAGATACTCGATTCCAAACATATCAACTTCTATAAAAAGCAGTTACGTATAGCCTTGCGCAACTGCGGTTTCATCAACCCTGAAAATATAGACGAATACATCGCCCGTGACGGTTATATCGCCTTGGGTAAAGCATTGACTGAAATGACCCCCGACGACGTAATCAGGGAGATCATGGACAGCGGCCTCAGAGGCAGGGGCGGCGGCGGTTTCCCGACCGGGCTCAAATGGCAGATCACCCGTAAGGTACAGGCTCCGCAGAAATATGTAGTCTGCAATGCCGACGAAGGTGATCCGGGTGCCTTCATGGACCGTTCTATCCTGGAAGGCGATCCGCACTCCATCGTCGAAGCCATGGCGATCAACGGATATTGTACCGAAGCCAGTAAAGGGCTGGTCTATATCCGTGCCGAATATCCCCTGGCGGTGGAACGTCTGAAGATCGCTATAGAACAAGCGAAAGAGTACGGATTTTTGGGAGATAACATCTTCGGTACAGATTTTTCTTTCGATATTCAGATACGTTATGGAGCAGGCGCTTTTGTGTGCGGGGAAGAGACGGCACTGATCCATAGTATGGAAGGATTGCGCGGGGAAGCAACGGTTAAACCTCCGTTCCCCAGTGAAAGCGGTTACAAAGGCTGTCCGACAAACGTGAACAACGTAGAGACGTATGCCAATATCCCCGTTATCCTGCTGAAAGGAGCCAAATGGTTCAGCAGCATCGGTACGGAAAAGAGTAAAGGGACGAAAGTCTTTGCCCTGGCCGGCAAAGTGAACAACGTCGGACTGATCGAAGTCCCGATGGGAACGACACTCCGTGAAGTGATATTCGGTATCGGAGGAGGAATAAAAGACGGGAAGAAATTCAAAGCCGTACAAACCGGCGGACCTTCCGGCGGATGCCTGACGGAGAAACATCTGGATCTGCCGATCGACTATGACAATCTGATCGCTGCCGGTTCCATGATGGGATCGGGTGGAATGATCGTGATGGACGAAGACGACTGCATGGTGGCGATGGCCAAGTTCTACCTCGACTTTACGGTAGAAGAGTCATGCGGCAAATGCGCCCCTTGCCGTATCGGAAATAAGCGTTTGCATGAAATGCTGCAGAAGATCACATCGGGCAGGGGAACCATCGAGGACCTGGATAAACTGCGTAATCTCGCCATGGTGATAAAGGATACGGCCTTATGCGGTTTGGGGCAAACATCACCCAACCCCGTCCTTTCTACCATGGATAACTTTTACGATGAATACCTGGCACATGTCGACGAACAACGTTGTCCTTCCCACCAGTGCCGTGAACTTACCCAGTACTTTATCAATCCGGAGAAATGTAAAGGCTGTACCATGTGTGCCCGCATCTGTCCGGTACATGCTATCACCGGTAGCCGTAAAGTACCTCACACGATCGACTCGGATATCTGTATCCGTTGCGGGTCATGCATAGAGAAGTGTAAGTTCGATGCAATATACGTACACTAA
- a CDS encoding (2Fe-2S) ferredoxin domain-containing protein, whose product MNKVKTLDDLRKMRESLRTSLDLREKSNNPEQMVQIKVAMATCGIAAGAKEVMSYFIEALDRERVDALVTQTGCMGYCYAEPTVEITVPGKEPLVFGRVNKTKVDEIITSYIKQGILIDDIIPVNYNSVGPE is encoded by the coding sequence ATGAACAAAGTAAAAACGTTAGATGACCTTCGGAAGATGCGTGAATCCTTACGTACCTCCCTCGATTTACGCGAGAAAAGTAATAATCCCGAGCAAATGGTTCAGATCAAGGTGGCTATGGCAACCTGCGGTATCGCTGCCGGAGCCAAAGAGGTAATGAGCTATTTTATCGAAGCCCTCGACCGGGAACGCGTAGATGCCTTAGTTACTCAAACAGGCTGCATGGGATATTGCTATGCAGAACCTACCGTAGAGATCACAGTTCCCGGCAAGGAACCGCTCGTATTCGGTCGCGTCAACAAAACAAAAGTGGACGAGATCATTACCAGTTATATCAAACAAGGTATTCTGATAGACGACATCATACCTGTCAACTATAACTCGGTCGGTCCAGAATAA
- a CDS encoding LemA family protein — MFKNKALWITLAIIVVLLFAGYSWVKGTYNTMVTQDEGVKTAWSQVENQYQRRMDLIPNLVNTVKGYAAHERETLEGVVSARAEATKTTIDPSNLNEESMKKFQAAQGELSSALSRLMVVLERYPDLKANQNFSELQAQLEGTENRISVERKRFNETAQTYNTYIRSFPTNILAGMFGFQPKAYFSAESGAEKAPKVEF, encoded by the coding sequence ATGTTTAAGAACAAAGCTTTGTGGATTACACTTGCCATTATCGTGGTACTTTTATTTGCCGGATACTCTTGGGTGAAAGGTACATACAACACAATGGTTACACAGGATGAAGGAGTAAAAACAGCCTGGAGCCAGGTAGAAAATCAATATCAGCGCCGTATGGACCTGATCCCGAACCTGGTCAATACGGTAAAAGGATATGCAGCTCATGAAAGGGAGACATTGGAAGGTGTGGTAAGTGCCCGTGCCGAGGCAACCAAGACCACTATCGACCCATCCAACCTAAATGAGGAATCGATGAAGAAATTCCAGGCAGCACAGGGAGAGTTGAGCAGTGCCCTTTCCCGCCTGATGGTCGTACTGGAACGTTATCCGGACCTGAAAGCCAATCAAAACTTCTCCGAACTACAGGCTCAGCTGGAAGGTACGGAGAACCGTATTTCCGTGGAACGCAAGCGTTTCAATGAAACAGCGCAAACCTACAATACCTATATCCGCAGTTTCCCGACCAATATCCTTGCCGGTATGTTCGGATTCCAGCCGAAAGCTTATTTCAGTGCGGAAAGCGGTGCAGAGAAAGCTCCGAAAGTGGAATTTTAA
- a CDS encoding efflux RND transporter periplasmic adaptor subunit, translated as MNKNCIVLMLLLPLLAACGKKTTGAEDGPAPLMLTDSLLKVVSVETVQNVPLSDELLLNGRVSFNPEQLAHVYPIFGGNITEVNVETGDYVKKGDILAVIHSSEVADYEKQRKEAEQQFALASRNQEATEDMFRSGMASERDKLQAEQEVANAWAELKRIGEVYSIYHMTGHSTYEIKSPVSGFVIEKNVSRNMQIRSDQTEEMFTISGLADIWVMADVYESDISKVYEGAPVRITTLAYRDKEFTGTVDKVYNMLDSESKTMSIRVKLKNEDYMLKPGMFTNVYVQSKVEGKEMPRVNARAVIFENGKHYIVSVGSDNILQTKEVTVFKQTEKDCFLESGVKAGDRIVNRNALLVYNALK; from the coding sequence ATGAATAAGAATTGTATCGTACTAATGCTCCTGCTTCCTTTGCTGGCAGCCTGTGGCAAAAAGACAACCGGAGCGGAAGACGGTCCGGCCCCTCTCATGCTGACTGACAGTTTGCTGAAAGTTGTTTCGGTTGAGACTGTTCAGAATGTCCCTTTGAGCGATGAGTTGTTGCTGAACGGACGCGTCAGTTTCAATCCCGAACAGCTGGCACATGTGTATCCTATTTTCGGCGGAAACATCACGGAGGTGAATGTCGAAACAGGAGATTATGTGAAGAAGGGAGATATACTTGCCGTCATACACAGTAGCGAAGTGGCTGATTATGAGAAGCAACGGAAAGAGGCGGAACAACAGTTCGCCTTGGCGAGCCGGAACCAGGAGGCGACAGAGGATATGTTTCGGAGCGGAATGGCTTCCGAACGGGACAAACTACAGGCAGAACAGGAGGTAGCGAATGCCTGGGCTGAATTGAAACGTATCGGTGAAGTCTATTCCATTTATCATATGACCGGTCATTCCACTTACGAAATAAAATCGCCGGTATCCGGTTTCGTGATCGAAAAGAATGTCAGCCGGAATATGCAGATACGTTCCGACCAGACAGAAGAGATGTTTACCATCTCCGGCCTGGCTGACATTTGGGTGATGGCGGATGTTTACGAAAGCGATATCAGCAAGGTTTACGAAGGCGCTCCGGTCCGTATAACAACACTCGCCTACAGGGATAAAGAGTTTACAGGGACGGTAGACAAGGTATATAACATGCTGGATAGCGAAAGTAAAACCATGAGCATACGGGTGAAACTGAAAAACGAAGACTATATGCTGAAACCGGGCATGTTTACCAACGTGTACGTACAAAGTAAAGTGGAAGGAAAAGAAATGCCCCGCGTAAATGCCCGTGCCGTCATATTCGAGAACGGCAAGCATTATATCGTAAGCGTAGGCAGCGACAATATCCTGCAAACCAAGGAAGTTACCGTATTCAAACAGACCGAAAAAGATTGTTTCCTCGAATCCGGTGTGAAAGCCGGTGACCGTATCGTCAACCGGAATGCACTTTTGGTCTATAACGCATTAAAGTAA
- a CDS encoding cytochrome c peroxidase: MRNTSFSKMAALPVGLLTLALTMPSCSSNEYKKLEGDKAKQVASIIRNNGCMECHSATANVPFYGKLPIIGPVVQADMKEGTHYLDLTAMLTALDNGQPVSEVDLAKVENTALSGSMPPAKYYTMHWGTSLNNDEKKVIISWAKEARKNNYVSPTVAEEFANEPVQPLMAFIPTDSAKVALGFDLYHDTRLSGDNTISCATCHGLNTAGVDRKQFSEGIHGQFGGVNAPTVYNAALNFVQFWDGRAADLKEQAAGPPLNPVEMGSASFDEICAKLAEDKELSKRFLEVFPEGFTESTVTEAIAEFEKTLLTPSRFDKYLSGDKNALTAEELEGYQLFKDNKCATCHAGMNLGGQSYEYMGIKDNYFDYRGTGLTDGDNGRWSVTKNEADRHKFKTPTLRNVMLTTPYMHDGSIATIEDAIQVMHEFQIGKHISDAETAKIVAFLNTLTGEYNGQLLQ; encoded by the coding sequence ATGCGCAACACTAGTTTTAGTAAGATGGCAGCACTTCCTGTCGGACTGCTTACATTGGCTTTGACAATGCCTTCCTGCTCATCCAACGAGTATAAGAAACTGGAAGGTGACAAAGCAAAGCAGGTAGCCTCTATCATTCGCAACAACGGATGTATGGAATGTCACTCAGCCACTGCAAATGTTCCTTTTTACGGAAAACTTCCGATTATCGGTCCGGTCGTACAGGCTGACATGAAAGAAGGCACACATTATCTGGATCTTACAGCTATGCTGACCGCCCTTGACAACGGACAGCCTGTTTCTGAAGTAGATTTGGCAAAAGTAGAGAACACGGCTCTCAGCGGTTCGATGCCTCCTGCCAAATATTACACGATGCATTGGGGCACCAGTCTGAATAACGACGAGAAGAAAGTAATTATTTCATGGGCTAAAGAAGCCCGTAAGAATAATTATGTTTCACCTACGGTAGCAGAAGAGTTTGCCAACGAACCGGTACAGCCGCTAATGGCTTTTATTCCTACCGATTCGGCTAAAGTTGCTTTAGGATTTGATTTGTATCATGACACTCGCTTGTCAGGCGACAACACGATCTCGTGCGCAACCTGCCACGGACTGAATACTGCCGGTGTAGACCGCAAGCAATTCTCCGAAGGTATCCACGGACAATTCGGTGGTGTCAATGCACCGACTGTCTATAATGCCGCACTTAACTTCGTACAGTTCTGGGACGGACGTGCTGCCGACCTGAAAGAACAGGCTGCCGGACCTCCATTGAACCCGGTAGAAATGGGTAGTGCCTCATTCGATGAAATCTGTGCTAAACTGGCAGAAGATAAGGAACTGAGCAAACGCTTCCTGGAAGTATTCCCCGAAGGTTTCACCGAATCGACAGTGACGGAAGCTATTGCCGAATTTGAAAAGACTCTGCTTACCCCGAGCCGTTTCGACAAATATCTGAGCGGAGACAAGAATGCGCTTACTGCAGAAGAACTGGAGGGCTATCAGCTGTTTAAAGACAACAAATGTGCCACCTGCCATGCCGGTATGAATCTCGGCGGACAGTCATACGAATATATGGGTATCAAAGATAACTATTTCGATTATCGCGGTACAGGTCTGACAGACGGTGACAACGGACGCTGGTCGGTGACAAAGAACGAAGCCGACCGTCATAAATTCAAAACACCGACACTCCGTAACGTCATGCTAACAACACCTTATATGCACGACGGTTCGATCGCGACGATCGAAGATGCTATTCAGGTAATGCATGAGTTCCAGATCGGCAAGCACATCTCGGATGCGGAAACGGCAAAGATCGTAGCATTCCTGAACACACTGACCGGAGAATATAACGGACAGCTTCTTCAATAA
- a CDS encoding NADH-dependent [FeFe] hydrogenase, group A6: MEKIKLTIDNREVEVAKGTTILDAAKSLGIRIPTLCHMKLEDLNYENNPGACRICVVEIEGRRNLAPSCKMECTEGMVVRTHTPRVMNARKTVMELILSNHPAGCLTCSSNGYCELQTIAHDLGIREIRYQGEQSTFEIDRSPSIVRNMNKCIMCRRCETMCNSIQTVGALTAVHRGFNAAVSTAFERDIAGSTCSYCGQCVSVCPVNALSGRNTQQPVLDALADPTKIVIAQTAPAVRTALGRDFGCEPGTLVTGKMVSALRQLGFDYVFDTDFAADLTIMEEGTELLQRLGKYLSGDQEVKMPMMTSCCPGWVSFVEQHFPELRDNLSTAKSPQQMFGAIAKSYFAEKLGVDRRNIVVVSIMPCLAKKYEASRPEFAVDGNPDVDISIYTRELARLIRYANINFNELPDSDFDRPLGESTGAGVIFGTTGGVIEAACRTAYELYTKKPLEKIEFRELRGLEGIRSGTINFDGVPVRIGIAHGLGNARKLVEEVKSGKSPYHVIEVMACPGGCIGGGGQPFHQGRMDVLRKRAAALYSEDESKPLRKSHENPYIQQLYKEYLGEPCGPRAHQLLHTHYFDRKEVVNMFLETDKDE, from the coding sequence ATGGAAAAAATTAAACTAACAATAGATAACAGAGAAGTGGAAGTAGCCAAGGGGACAACAATCCTGGATGCTGCCAAAAGCCTGGGGATCCGTATCCCGACGCTTTGCCACATGAAACTCGAAGACTTGAATTACGAGAACAATCCCGGAGCCTGCCGCATCTGCGTGGTAGAGATCGAAGGACGCCGTAACCTGGCACCATCCTGCAAGATGGAATGTACGGAGGGAATGGTTGTCAGAACCCATACCCCCCGTGTCATGAATGCACGCAAAACGGTGATGGAGCTGATCCTGTCCAATCATCCGGCGGGTTGTCTGACCTGCAGCAGTAACGGATATTGCGAGTTGCAGACGATCGCCCACGACCTCGGTATCCGTGAGATAAGATATCAGGGTGAACAGTCCACTTTCGAGATCGACCGTTCTCCTTCCATCGTGCGGAATATGAATAAATGTATCATGTGCCGCCGCTGCGAAACCATGTGTAACAGTATTCAAACGGTAGGAGCCCTGACAGCCGTTCATCGCGGATTCAATGCCGCCGTTTCCACAGCCTTTGAGCGGGATATAGCCGGCAGTACCTGTTCTTATTGCGGGCAGTGTGTGTCTGTCTGTCCGGTGAATGCCCTTAGCGGCCGTAACACCCAGCAGCCGGTACTGGACGCATTGGCCGATCCGACCAAGATCGTGATCGCACAAACTGCTCCGGCAGTACGTACGGCTCTCGGACGCGATTTCGGTTGTGAGCCGGGGACGTTGGTTACCGGAAAGATGGTATCGGCTCTTCGCCAGTTAGGTTTCGACTATGTATTCGATACCGACTTCGCCGCCGACCTGACCATCATGGAGGAAGGTACCGAATTGCTTCAGCGATTAGGCAAATACCTATCGGGAGATCAGGAAGTGAAAATGCCGATGATGACCAGTTGCTGTCCGGGTTGGGTCAGTTTCGTAGAACAACATTTCCCGGAACTGCGCGATAACCTGTCGACAGCCAAGAGCCCGCAGCAGATGTTCGGAGCCATAGCCAAAAGCTATTTCGCAGAGAAGCTGGGAGTGGATCGCAGAAATATTGTTGTCGTCTCCATCATGCCTTGCCTGGCAAAGAAATATGAAGCCAGCCGTCCGGAATTTGCCGTCGATGGTAATCCGGATGTCGATATTTCGATCTATACCCGTGAGCTGGCTCGTCTGATCCGGTATGCCAACATCAACTTCAACGAACTTCCCGACAGCGACTTCGACCGTCCTTTGGGAGAGTCGACCGGTGCCGGCGTTATTTTCGGAACAACCGGAGGCGTTATAGAAGCAGCCTGCCGTACGGCTTACGAGCTATATACTAAAAAGCCGCTGGAGAAAATCGAGTTCAGAGAACTGCGAGGACTGGAAGGTATCCGCAGTGGGACGATCAATTTCGACGGTGTCCCTGTCAGAATCGGTATCGCCCACGGTTTGGGGAATGCCCGCAAACTGGTCGAAGAGGTGAAGAGCGGAAAATCGCCTTACCACGTGATCGAGGTAATGGCATGCCCCGGTGGTTGTATCGGTGGCGGTGGCCAGCCGTTCCATCAGGGCAGGATGGACGTTTTGCGTAAACGTGCTGCCGCCCTTTACAGCGAAGACGAAAGCAAGCCGCTTCGTAAGAGCCATGAGAACCCCTATATCCAGCAATTATATAAGGAATATTTGGGCGAACCTTGCGGCCCCAGGGCGCATCAGTTGCTGCATACACATTACTTCGACCGCAAAGAAGTAGTCAATATGTTTTTGGAAACCGATAAAGACGAATAA
- a CDS encoding complex I 24 kDa subunit family protein — protein MEKIHLPQSKIKELQAVCKEHDNDSGELINILHAAQEIFGYLPREVQEIVAAELHIPVSRVYGVVTFYSFFTMTPKGKYPISVCLGTACYVRGAEKVLDEFQRQLEIKVGETTNDGLFSLDCLRCVGACGLAPVVTIGGKVYGRITPEKVRDILSEYYIREE, from the coding sequence ATGGAAAAGATACATTTGCCCCAATCAAAGATAAAGGAGTTGCAGGCCGTATGTAAGGAGCATGATAACGACTCCGGTGAACTGATCAACATTTTGCATGCAGCACAGGAAATATTCGGTTATCTCCCTCGTGAAGTACAGGAAATAGTGGCAGCCGAACTGCATATCCCTGTTTCCCGTGTCTATGGCGTAGTTACTTTCTACTCGTTCTTTACCATGACACCGAAAGGAAAGTACCCGATCTCTGTCTGCCTGGGAACCGCCTGTTATGTACGCGGAGCGGAAAAGGTACTGGACGAATTTCAGCGTCAGCTTGAAATCAAAGTAGGGGAGACGACTAACGACGGGTTATTCTCGCTGGACTGCCTGCGCTGTGTGGGAGCCTGCGGACTGGCACCTGTAGTGACCATAGGTGGTAAGGTATACGGTAGAATTACTCCGGAAAAAGTGAGGGATATCCTGTCCGAATATTATATTCGCGAGGAGTAA